The proteins below come from a single Pandoraea apista genomic window:
- a CDS encoding PilW family protein encodes MRGFTLLEWVLAMPLGLLIVTAAIAIYLAGIRLWRVQAERYDVTERAIFALTQLTRAVGMAGYRNWDPMEGAIWPPGALPAKREWPSLRASAACASTVDTCPRQGWQGSSLLEVQFQGAGLSTGNGAVHNCAGMRTRATGQLDDRQVSIFYVDKGEDGTPSLYCRYGERQMLSADLHPAQVLVSGVEAMYVRLGFRVGGTGPLRWVEPVRSLRRRPPSPPRGEGGWENVAAVAFSLVLRGAPRSGGKSRAVQVVEVFDAVSGGREYKRLGNAGDVHLHVFNAVAYRRNDGGVGEEAKWLASSW; translated from the coding sequence ATGAGGGGTTTCACGCTGCTCGAATGGGTGCTGGCAATGCCGCTCGGACTGCTGATCGTGACGGCGGCGATCGCGATCTATCTGGCGGGGATTCGGTTGTGGCGAGTCCAGGCGGAGCGATATGACGTAACCGAGCGCGCCATCTTTGCGTTGACCCAACTGACTCGCGCCGTAGGCATGGCGGGGTACCGGAACTGGGACCCGATGGAGGGCGCGATCTGGCCACCGGGGGCGTTGCCGGCGAAGCGAGAGTGGCCGTCGTTACGAGCGAGTGCTGCGTGTGCGAGCACGGTTGACACTTGCCCGCGACAGGGTTGGCAAGGCAGTTCGTTGCTTGAGGTGCAGTTTCAGGGGGCGGGGTTGTCGACCGGCAATGGGGCCGTTCATAACTGCGCTGGGATGCGCACCCGGGCGACGGGTCAACTGGACGACCGACAAGTCAGTATTTTCTATGTCGATAAGGGAGAGGACGGTACTCCCTCACTCTATTGCCGTTATGGCGAGCGTCAGATGCTCTCGGCGGATCTGCACCCGGCGCAGGTGTTGGTGAGCGGGGTGGAAGCCATGTACGTTCGGCTGGGGTTCCGCGTTGGGGGAACAGGGCCTTTGCGCTGGGTCGAGCCCGTGAGGAGTCTGCGCCGCAGGCCGCCGAGCCCGCCGCGGGGGGAGGGCGGGTGGGAGAACGTTGCTGCCGTGGCATTCTCGCTGGTCCTGCGTGGTGCACCGCGAAGTGGCGGCAAGTCCCGCGCGGTGCAGGTGGTCGAAGTCTTCGATGCAGTGTCCGGTGGCCGCGAGTACAAACGGCTAGGCAATGCTGGCGATGTCCATCTGCATGTGTTCAATGCGGTGGCCTATCGCCGCAACGATGGTGGCGTCGGTGAGGAGGCGAAATGGTTGGCGTCTTCATGGTGA